A genomic region of Halichondria panicea chromosome 5, odHalPani1.1, whole genome shotgun sequence contains the following coding sequences:
- the LOC135336461 gene encoding scavenger receptor cysteine-rich type 1 protein M130-like isoform X1: MASSLGWLVVAALITLGSSTHELYDGNLRLVDNSGQTGGSSGRLEVYYSGQWGTVCDDDFSPNDARVACRQLGYSTYSRYDSVGGLSFSQASSSTRTWLDELRCSGIESRLINCPANTIGVEDCTHSEDVALICTNIDSTTTSTGSENVRLVGLDGHTRGMGGRVEVYINGVWYTVSQNSATLQDTDVICQQLGFPTGVYYGSVADLGYSANFFSPVVGSLGCTGSESRVSDCPYTLSSSSFINQLAVMCGGTRYSQGSAQFGPIGGEIRLNTDSDSRPFSGRLEIYINNQWGTVCDDGFQQTEAERACRQLGLLDNLYYGNVGDLRFAQGSDPIWIDNIGCSSEQSETIAECASGTFGVHDCSHSEDVALVCLGEGSVRLRSNGGLGSTGPDVSTGLLEVYAGGEWGTVCDDQFTQTSANLACRQLGYFFSNSFDDVDISSSSLPILLDDVQCTASDEYLLLCSHNGIGSHNCGHSEDLELSCSATSTGAIVAIAVTVPLLVIILFLICCCLCCCYCYKQTSSKSVAPNQVVVRPQANAYPMQTVQPQSAYPVQAGYPQQYPANPPAKLSPYPTNQAAPTQNLYGSQPAAPYPTGQYAYPSAPYATGHQPPAPYATGQQPPAPYPTGQQPPAPYLTGQQPPAPYPSGGVAGPTTQPHVKDAPPTYSEIFTAPPPQ; this comes from the exons ATGGCGAGTTCACTAGGCTGGCTGGTTGTGGCTGCTCTAATAACCCTGGGCTCCTCTACACATG AGCTATATGATGGAAACTTGAGGCTGGTAGACAACTCAGGCCaaacaggaggctcctctggcagactggaggtctattacagtggacaatgggggacagtgtgtgatgacGACTTCAGTCCAAATGATGCAagggtggcttgtcgtcaactagggtaCTCAACCTACAGTCGATACGATAGCGTTGGAGGACTAAG TTTTTCCCAAGCTTCATCATCCACTCGGACATGGCTGGATGAGCTTCGTTGCTCAGGAATTGAGAGTAGACTCATTAATTGCcctgctaacactatcggagttgaagattgcacccATTCTGAAGATGTGGCCTTGATCTGCACTAATATCGATAGTACTACAA cgagTACTGGATCTGAAAATGTGAGACTGGTTGGTCTCGATGGCCATACTAGAGGAATGGGTGGGCGTGTTGAGGTCTATATAAACGGCGTGTGGTACACTGTCTCTCAGAACTCAGCCACACTTCAAGATACGGACGTTATTTGTCAACAGTTGGGCTTTCCAACTGGCGTGTATTATGGCAGTGTGGCAGATTTggg ATATTCCGCAAATTTTTTTTCTCCTGTGGTTGGTAGTCTTGGCTGTACTGGGTCTGAGAGCAGAGTGTCAGACTGTCCTTACACCCTTAGCTCCAGTTCATTCATAAACCAGCTGGCAGTGATGTGTGGTGGCACACGGTACAGCCAAggaa GTGCCCAGTTTGGGCCTATAGGGGGTGAGATTCGACTcaacactgacagtgactCTCGTCCTTTCTCTGGTCGACTGGAGATCTATATCAACAACCAGTGGGGGACAGTCTGTGATGATGGATTTCAACAAACTGAGGCAGAGAGGGCTTGCAGACAACTTGGGCTGTTGGACAATCTTTATTATGGCAACGTTGGGGACCTTCG ctTTGCACAAGGTTCTGATCCCATCTGGATCGATAATATCGGCTGCAGTTCAGAACAAAGTGAGACTATTGCCGAGTGTGCCTCTGGAACATTTGGTGTCCATGACTGTAGCCATAGTGAAGATGTAGCACTGGTCTGTCTTGGAG AGGGTTCCGTGCGACTGAGGTCTAATGGAGGGCTGGGATCAACGGGTCCGGACGTGTCTACTGGTCTACTGGAGGTGTACGCTGGGGGTGAGTGGGGGACCGTGTGTGATGACCAGTTTACGCAGACGTCAGCTAACCTTGCCTGTCGTCAACTGGGATATTTTTTTTCAAACAGCTTTGATGATGTGGATATATC ATCCAGCAGCCTGCCGATTCTATTGGACGATGTTCAGTGCACAGCAAGTGATGAGTATCTCCTCCTCTGTAGTCACAATGGTATTGGGTCACACAACTGTGGCCACTCGGAGGACCTGGAGTTGTCCTGTTCCGCTACTAGTA ctgGTGCTATAGTGGCCATTGCCGTTACTGTCCCTCTTCTTGTCATCATTTTATTCCTCATCTGCTGTTGTCTGTGCTGCTGTTACTGCTACAAACAGACGTCGTCTAAATCAGTTGCTCCCAATCAAGTGGTTGTTCGTCCTCAAGCTAACGCCTACCCCATGCAAACCGTACAACCGCAATCAGCGTACCCGGTCCAGGCTGGCTATCCTCAGCAATATCCCGCAAATCCTCCTGCAAAATTGTCTCCATATCCGACTAACCAGGCTGCCCCCACTCAGAATTTGTATGGGTCTCAACCAGCAGCTCCCTACCCGACTGGACAATATGCCTACCCCTCAGCCCCCTACGCCACTGGACACCAACCCCCAGCCCCCTACGCCACTGGACAGCAACCCCCAGCCCCCTATCCCACTGGACAGCAACCCCCAGCCCCCTACCTCACTGGACAGCAACCCCCAGCCCCCTACCCATCTGGCGGAGTAGCGGGTCCCACAACTCAGCCCCACGTAAAAGATGCCCCGCCCACCTATTCTGAGATATTTACCGCACCACCACCCCAGTGA
- the LOC135336461 gene encoding scavenger receptor cysteine-rich type 1 protein M130-like isoform X2 produces the protein MASSLGWLVVAALITLGSSTHELYDGNLRLVDNSGQTGGSSGRLEVYYSGQWGTVCDDDFSPNDARVACRQLGYSTYSRYDSVGGLSFSQASSSTRTWLDELRCSGIESRLINCPANTIGVEDCTHSEDVALICTNIDTSTGSENVRLVGLDGHTRGMGGRVEVYINGVWYTVSQNSATLQDTDVICQQLGFPTGVYYGSVADLGYSANFFSPVVGSLGCTGSESRVSDCPYTLSSSSFINQLAVMCGGTRYSQGSAQFGPIGGEIRLNTDSDSRPFSGRLEIYINNQWGTVCDDGFQQTEAERACRQLGLLDNLYYGNVGDLRFAQGSDPIWIDNIGCSSEQSETIAECASGTFGVHDCSHSEDVALVCLGEGSVRLRSNGGLGSTGPDVSTGLLEVYAGGEWGTVCDDQFTQTSANLACRQLGYFFSNSFDDVDISSSSLPILLDDVQCTASDEYLLLCSHNGIGSHNCGHSEDLELSCSATSTGAIVAIAVTVPLLVIILFLICCCLCCCYCYKQTSSKSVAPNQVVVRPQANAYPMQTVQPQSAYPVQAGYPQQYPANPPAKLSPYPTNQAAPTQNLYGSQPAAPYPTGQYAYPSAPYATGHQPPAPYATGQQPPAPYPTGQQPPAPYLTGQQPPAPYPSGGVAGPTTQPHVKDAPPTYSEIFTAPPPQ, from the exons ATGGCGAGTTCACTAGGCTGGCTGGTTGTGGCTGCTCTAATAACCCTGGGCTCCTCTACACATG AGCTATATGATGGAAACTTGAGGCTGGTAGACAACTCAGGCCaaacaggaggctcctctggcagactggaggtctattacagtggacaatgggggacagtgtgtgatgacGACTTCAGTCCAAATGATGCAagggtggcttgtcgtcaactagggtaCTCAACCTACAGTCGATACGATAGCGTTGGAGGACTAAG TTTTTCCCAAGCTTCATCATCCACTCGGACATGGCTGGATGAGCTTCGTTGCTCAGGAATTGAGAGTAGACTCATTAATTGCcctgctaacactatcggagttgaagattgcacccATTCTGAAGATGTGGCCTTGATCTGCACTAATATCGATA cgagTACTGGATCTGAAAATGTGAGACTGGTTGGTCTCGATGGCCATACTAGAGGAATGGGTGGGCGTGTTGAGGTCTATATAAACGGCGTGTGGTACACTGTCTCTCAGAACTCAGCCACACTTCAAGATACGGACGTTATTTGTCAACAGTTGGGCTTTCCAACTGGCGTGTATTATGGCAGTGTGGCAGATTTggg ATATTCCGCAAATTTTTTTTCTCCTGTGGTTGGTAGTCTTGGCTGTACTGGGTCTGAGAGCAGAGTGTCAGACTGTCCTTACACCCTTAGCTCCAGTTCATTCATAAACCAGCTGGCAGTGATGTGTGGTGGCACACGGTACAGCCAAggaa GTGCCCAGTTTGGGCCTATAGGGGGTGAGATTCGACTcaacactgacagtgactCTCGTCCTTTCTCTGGTCGACTGGAGATCTATATCAACAACCAGTGGGGGACAGTCTGTGATGATGGATTTCAACAAACTGAGGCAGAGAGGGCTTGCAGACAACTTGGGCTGTTGGACAATCTTTATTATGGCAACGTTGGGGACCTTCG ctTTGCACAAGGTTCTGATCCCATCTGGATCGATAATATCGGCTGCAGTTCAGAACAAAGTGAGACTATTGCCGAGTGTGCCTCTGGAACATTTGGTGTCCATGACTGTAGCCATAGTGAAGATGTAGCACTGGTCTGTCTTGGAG AGGGTTCCGTGCGACTGAGGTCTAATGGAGGGCTGGGATCAACGGGTCCGGACGTGTCTACTGGTCTACTGGAGGTGTACGCTGGGGGTGAGTGGGGGACCGTGTGTGATGACCAGTTTACGCAGACGTCAGCTAACCTTGCCTGTCGTCAACTGGGATATTTTTTTTCAAACAGCTTTGATGATGTGGATATATC ATCCAGCAGCCTGCCGATTCTATTGGACGATGTTCAGTGCACAGCAAGTGATGAGTATCTCCTCCTCTGTAGTCACAATGGTATTGGGTCACACAACTGTGGCCACTCGGAGGACCTGGAGTTGTCCTGTTCCGCTACTAGTA ctgGTGCTATAGTGGCCATTGCCGTTACTGTCCCTCTTCTTGTCATCATTTTATTCCTCATCTGCTGTTGTCTGTGCTGCTGTTACTGCTACAAACAGACGTCGTCTAAATCAGTTGCTCCCAATCAAGTGGTTGTTCGTCCTCAAGCTAACGCCTACCCCATGCAAACCGTACAACCGCAATCAGCGTACCCGGTCCAGGCTGGCTATCCTCAGCAATATCCCGCAAATCCTCCTGCAAAATTGTCTCCATATCCGACTAACCAGGCTGCCCCCACTCAGAATTTGTATGGGTCTCAACCAGCAGCTCCCTACCCGACTGGACAATATGCCTACCCCTCAGCCCCCTACGCCACTGGACACCAACCCCCAGCCCCCTACGCCACTGGACAGCAACCCCCAGCCCCCTATCCCACTGGACAGCAACCCCCAGCCCCCTACCTCACTGGACAGCAACCCCCAGCCCCCTACCCATCTGGCGGAGTAGCGGGTCCCACAACTCAGCCCCACGTAAAAGATGCCCCGCCCACCTATTCTGAGATATTTACCGCACCACCACCCCAGTGA
- the LOC135336740 gene encoding uncharacterized protein LOC135336740, with amino-acid sequence MKLILCCFLTVITGAASQFNSINTIFGPPDGLDYLLKNGVYVHFISTSGVYGQLQVSPAGSGQYESVCDGGFGQTEADVVCKRLGWNRSTGYESTVSDRRTDLIHGLACSMTTLRCSLTVGNCGEHEQQNTVGLYCIEKLSLFDVYAAIISASVVSFVVFIVIVTAIVVLICCCMCGCCAVLCGCVRRKYEDRTEINSGGAQMTVVNSNQTASAPGISSQLYPPTQQLHPPTQQLCPPTQPWYAYPPPYDVGVQAILEARQLEQNKVENTNECIGPQALHQDHANEQSVQQVNVMVEYPSEEAQSEQESDLN; translated from the exons ATGAAGTTGATATTGTGTTGCTTTCTGACAGTCATCACTGGTGCTGCATCACAATTTA acagcATCAACACCATATTCGGACCACCTGATGGACTGGACTATCTTCTCAAGAATGGAGTATACGTTCACTTTATCAGTACAAGTGGTGTCTATGGGCAACTGCAGGTATCACCAG CTGGTTCTGGCCAGTATGAGAGCGTGTGTGATGGTGGGTTCGGTCAGACTGAGGCCGATGTGGTGTGTAAAAGACTGGGCTGGAACAGGTCCACCGGATACGAGAGTACGGTGTCGGA taggAGGACAGATCTTATCCATGGTCTGGCATGTTCCATGACAACCCTGAGATGCAGTCTAACTGTTGGCAACTGTGGAGAGCATGAGCAGCAGAATACTGTCGGGTTGTATTGCATTGAGAAAC tctCGCTGTTTGATGTCTATGCTGCCATAATATCTGCAAGTGTGGTCTCCTTTGTCGTCTTTATTGTCATAGTAACGGCTATCGTTGTTTTGATTTGCTGTTGCATGTGTGGATGTTGtgctgtattatgtggctGCGTTAGAAGAAAATACGAAGACCGAACTGAAATCAACAGTGGTGGTGCTCAAATGACCGTTGTTAATAGCAACCAGACGGCATCTGCCCCTGGAATCAGTTCCCAATTGTACCCGCCCACTCAACAATTACATCCTCCCACTCAGCAGTTGTGCCCGCCCACTCAACCATGGTATGCCTACCCTCCTCCATACGATGTCGGTGTACAAGCAATTTTGGAAGCACGGCAACTCGAACAAAATAAAGTTGAGAATACAAATGAATGTATCGGCCCTCAGGCACTTCATCAAGATCATGCTAACGAGCAGTCAGTCCAACAGGTTAATGTGATGGTTGAGTATCCAAGCGAAGAGGCTCAGTCTGAGCAGGAGAGTGATCTAAACTAG